The following coding sequences lie in one Methylosinus sp. PW1 genomic window:
- a CDS encoding FAD-dependent oxidoreductase, with protein sequence MLIGVIGAGVAGLTAAFEIARAGAPFGAEVELVERAAGPGRGCSHFAGGMIAPWCELESAEPIVATLGEEALAFWTKDIPVAKIAGSLVVAPPRDRAELTEFSRRTRCFERLDADGLAALEPALAGRFSAGLHFPQEAHLEPRAAMAALFECLQTMDNVRIRLCADSVPRADWIVDCRGFAARGELAELRGVKGEMLVLRSEEIELSRPVRMLHPRHPVYVVPRGQGVFMVGATMIENEERSRVTARSIVELVNSAFAIHPAFAEAEIVETGSDVRPAFPDNLPRISRQGRTLSINGLYRHGFLLAPALARRVARFLFTGEIFPEVMNANQGEWADARGRGAHIGAPHRGIGL encoded by the coding sequence ATGCTGATCGGCGTGATCGGCGCCGGCGTCGCCGGCCTGACCGCGGCTTTCGAGATCGCTCGCGCCGGCGCGCCCTTCGGCGCCGAGGTCGAGCTGGTGGAGAGAGCGGCGGGGCCGGGCCGCGGCTGCTCGCATTTCGCCGGGGGCATGATCGCGCCCTGGTGCGAATTGGAGAGCGCCGAGCCCATCGTCGCGACGCTCGGCGAGGAGGCGCTCGCCTTCTGGACCAAGGACATTCCCGTCGCGAAAATCGCCGGCAGCCTCGTCGTCGCGCCGCCGCGCGACCGCGCCGAGCTGACCGAATTCTCCCGCCGCACCCGCTGTTTCGAGCGGCTGGACGCCGATGGCCTCGCGGCGCTGGAGCCGGCGCTCGCCGGGCGATTCTCGGCCGGGCTCCATTTTCCGCAGGAGGCGCATCTCGAGCCGCGCGCGGCGATGGCGGCGCTGTTCGAATGTTTGCAGACAATGGACAATGTTCGCATCCGGCTCTGCGCCGATTCTGTCCCGCGGGCGGATTGGATCGTCGATTGCCGCGGCTTCGCCGCGCGCGGCGAGCTGGCGGAGCTGCGCGGCGTCAAGGGCGAGATGCTCGTGCTGCGCAGCGAGGAGATCGAATTGTCCCGCCCCGTCCGCATGCTGCATCCGCGCCACCCGGTCTATGTGGTGCCGCGCGGGCAGGGCGTGTTCATGGTCGGCGCGACGATGATCGAGAATGAGGAGCGCTCCCGCGTCACCGCGCGTTCCATCGTCGAGCTGGTCAATTCGGCCTTCGCCATTCATCCCGCTTTCGCCGAGGCGGAGATCGTCGAGACAGGCTCGGATGTGCGCCCCGCCTTCCCGGACAATCTGCCGCGCATTTCGCGCCAGGGCCGGACGCTCTCTATCAACGGGCTCTATCGGCATGGATTTTTGCTGGCGCCGGCGCTGGCGCGCCGCGTCGCGCGCTTCCTCTTCACGGGCGAGATCTTCCCGGAGGTCATGAATGCGAATCAGGGTGAATGGGCAGACGCTCGAGGTCGAGGCGCCCACATTGGAGCGCCTCATCGAGGAATTGGGCTTTAG
- the thiS gene encoding sulfur carrier protein ThiS: MERLIEELGFSEQTIATAVNQEFVRSKDRGETLLVEDDTIEIVTPRQGG; encoded by the coding sequence TTGGAGCGCCTCATCGAGGAATTGGGCTTTAGCGAGCAGACCATCGCCACGGCGGTGAATCAGGAATTCGTGCGCAGCAAGGATCGCGGCGAGACGCTGCTGGTCGAGGACGATACGATCGAGATCGTCACGCCGCGGCAGGGAGGGTGA
- a CDS encoding J domain-containing protein has protein sequence MDLNSPLFDRIRVKPEQRQERRETRFRCDAPGCEAEGAHRAPMGRLREGQYFCFCLEHVREYNNSYNYFNGMSDEDVARYLKDDATTGHRPTWSMGVKRGQASFREDPLRPENFADPMGLYRQRAHRARPQAEASPRYSAVTIKALNALGLDETAGAEAIKTRYKELVKRHHPDANGGDRSCEERLREIIHAYKTLRAAKLV, from the coding sequence ATGGATTTGAATTCGCCCCTCTTCGATCGTATCCGCGTGAAGCCCGAGCAGAGGCAGGAGCGCCGCGAGACTCGTTTTCGCTGCGACGCCCCCGGCTGCGAGGCGGAGGGCGCCCATCGCGCGCCCATGGGACGGCTGCGCGAGGGGCAATATTTCTGCTTCTGCCTGGAGCACGTGCGGGAATATAATAATTCATACAATTACTTCAACGGAATGAGCGACGAGGATGTCGCCCGTTACCTGAAGGACGACGCCACCACCGGCCATCGCCCCACCTGGTCCATGGGCGTGAAGCGCGGACAGGCCTCCTTCCGCGAGGACCCGCTGCGGCCCGAGAATTTCGCCGATCCGATGGGCCTCTACCGGCAGCGGGCGCATCGCGCCCGGCCGCAGGCGGAGGCGAGCCCGCGCTATTCGGCGGTGACGATCAAGGCGCTGAATGCGCTCGGATTGGATGAGACCGCCGGTGCGGAGGCGATAAAGACGCGCTATAAGGAGCTCGTCAAACGTCACCATCCCGACGCCAATGGCGGAGATCGCTCCTGCGAGGAAAGACTGCGGGAGATCATTCACGCATATAAGACGTTGCGGGCCGCCAAGCTCGTTTGA
- a CDS encoding BolA family transcriptional regulator has protein sequence MAEQGNIGAVQARIRSKLTEGLAPVTLKVIDESDKHAGHGGHHQDGESHFRVEVVSEAFAGKRLVERHRIVNTLLAEELATRVHALTITARAPQE, from the coding sequence ATGGCCGAGCAAGGCAATATCGGCGCCGTCCAGGCCCGCATCCGTTCGAAGCTGACCGAAGGGCTCGCGCCCGTCACCTTGAAGGTGATCGACGAGTCCGACAAGCACGCCGGGCATGGCGGCCACCACCAGGACGGCGAGAGCCATTTTCGAGTCGAGGTGGTGAGCGAGGCGTTCGCGGGCAAGAGGCTCGTCGAGCGGCATCGCATCGTCAACACGCTGCTCGCCGAGGAGCTGGCGACGCGCGTTCACGCTCTGACGATCACGGCGCGCGCTCCGCAGGAGTAG
- the cobS gene encoding cobaltochelatase subunit CobS, whose protein sequence is MSTPSDKAAGSAPLPDLKVSVRQLFGIDSDLEVPAYSERTEHVPDKDPDYLFDRETTLAILAGFARNRRVMVTGYHGTGKSTHIEQVAARLNWPCVRVNLDSHVSRIDLVGKDAIVLKDGKQVTEFRDGILPWALQHNIALCFDEYDAGRPDVMFVIQRVLEVSGRLTLLDQNRVIRPHPAFRLFATANTVGLGDTSGLYHGTQQINQGQMDRWSIVSTLNYLPHDAETNIVLAKVKSFNATKEGRDAINKMVRVADLSRNAFMSGDLSTVMSPRTVITWAENSEIFGDVGFAFRLTFLNKCDELERPLVAEFYQRCFGKELPESAVNVVMS, encoded by the coding sequence ATGTCAACCCCAAGCGACAAAGCGGCCGGGTCCGCGCCCCTGCCGGACCTCAAAGTCTCCGTGCGCCAGCTATTCGGCATCGACTCCGATCTCGAGGTTCCCGCCTATTCCGAGCGGACCGAGCATGTCCCGGACAAGGATCCCGACTATCTCTTCGACCGCGAGACGACGCTCGCCATTCTCGCCGGTTTCGCCCGCAACCGCCGCGTGATGGTCACGGGCTATCACGGCACCGGCAAATCGACGCATATCGAGCAGGTGGCCGCGCGGCTCAACTGGCCTTGCGTGCGCGTCAATCTGGACAGCCATGTCTCGCGCATCGATCTCGTCGGCAAGGACGCGATCGTGCTGAAGGACGGCAAGCAGGTGACGGAGTTCCGCGACGGCATTCTGCCCTGGGCGCTCCAGCACAATATCGCGCTGTGCTTCGACGAATATGACGCCGGCCGCCCGGATGTGATGTTCGTCATTCAGCGCGTGCTGGAAGTCTCCGGCCGGCTGACGCTGCTCGATCAGAACCGCGTCATCCGTCCGCATCCCGCCTTCCGCCTCTTTGCCACCGCCAACACGGTCGGCCTCGGCGACACATCGGGCCTCTATCACGGCACGCAGCAGATCAATCAGGGCCAGATGGACCGCTGGTCCATCGTCTCGACGCTCAATTATCTGCCGCATGACGCCGAGACCAATATCGTGCTCGCCAAGGTGAAGAGCTTCAACGCCACCAAGGAAGGCCGCGACGCCATCAATAAGATGGTGCGCGTCGCCGACCTCTCGCGCAACGCCTTCATGTCCGGCGATCTCTCCACGGTGATGAGCCCGCGCACGGTCATCACCTGGGCGGAGAATTCCGAGATATTCGGCGATGTCGGCTTCGCCTTCCGGCTCACCTTCCTGAACAAATGCGACGAGCTCGAGCGTCCGCTCGTCGCCGAGTTCTACCAGCGCTGCTTCGGCAAGGAATTGCCCGAGAGCGCGGTGAATGTGGTGATGTCCTGA